The sequence AGAAGAGCGGAAAATCATTACAACGATACGAGATATTGATTATGAGCTAGTGGATATGACAACGATGGTGATTGTAGGAAACAAAGAAACCTATGTGAAAAATGGCAAAATGATCACACCACGAGGTTACACACTATGATTTTTGTGCTAGGAGGAACTTCGGATAGCTTGGCGATTAGCGACTGGCTAACGGAAAAAAAGCAACCCTTTATCCTCTCTGTCGCAACCGATTACGGAGAAACTTTGGCGAAACAACATGCCAAAAACGTATTTTGTGGCAGATTATCGAAAGAAGAAATGCTCCTAAAATGGCACACTGAAAAGGTTCACCTCGTTATAGATGCAACTCATCCGTTTGCGATCATCGTGTCTGAAACAGCGATGGAAGCATGCAAAGAAGCGGACATTCCTTATATTCGTTTTGAACGCACTAGTGAACAAACAGCTAATACTTATTTGGTAGCAGATATTGAGGAAGCTTGTGCAGTTGCAAGGAAACTTGGGAAACGAATCTTTCTTACAACTGGTAGTAAAAATTTACCAGAATTCGTAGCTGGTTTAAAAAGGCGACATATCATCGCTCGTATTTTACC comes from Listeria monocytogenes and encodes:
- the cobK gene encoding precorrin-6A reductase, whose translation is MIFVLGGTSDSLAISDWLTEKKQPFILSVATDYGETLAKQHAKNVFCGRLSKEEMLLKWHTEKVHLVIDATHPFAIIVSETAMEACKEADIPYIRFERTSEQTANTYLVADIEEACAVARKLGKRIFLTTGSKNLPEFVAGLKRRHIIARILPVSDVIRSAEELGLVADQIIGMKGPFTKEANRTQLEMTGADVLITKESGKQGGFQEKLAAAVELNIPVIVIRRKKLNYPIEINHLNELPEILTQLEVY